A stretch of the Synechocystis sp. PCC 7338 genome encodes the following:
- a CDS encoding MBL fold metallo-hydrolase, with amino-acid sequence MTFFVPTQGKTFASISFLPYGVGHWDGGVCLGLDLGPYRILLDCGLEDLTPLLAAEPGTVDLIFCSHAHRDHALGLWQFHQQFPHIPILASEITQRLLPLNWPGETVPPFCRVLPWRSPQEVLPGLTVELLPAGHLPGAALILLEYHNGDRLYRVIYTGDYCLSHLQLVDGLALATLRGLKPDVLILEGQYGNRRLPHRRQQEKQFIQAIKTVLAKGRNILLPVPPLGLAQEILKLLRTHHQFTGRQVDLWAGESVARVCDAYQEIIDYLPDNVRNFAQHQPLFWDDKVYPHLRPLTEVQGDLTLSTPSIVVTTTWPAFWPSPAALTGLWTVFVPQLVTLPSCLVNFAWEDLEEFPQYELEDYLLADHSDGRNTTQLIHNLRPQHLVFVHGQPSDIEDLTSLEELQSRYQLHSPAAGNAVALPIGDRFVQPTPPPPQIYEGEIHELELNKQIHHLGEVVIHLDGQILENSRWEKFGETGIVQARWQGEELVLRGISQRELLKQNQTRKRPVDFDCCANCRHFQHHHCRNPASPLMGLEVRADGHCPVFQSATST; translated from the coding sequence ATGACTTTTTTCGTGCCGACCCAGGGCAAAACCTTTGCCAGTATATCTTTTCTTCCCTATGGAGTGGGTCACTGGGATGGGGGGGTTTGTCTGGGATTAGATCTGGGGCCCTACAGGATTCTGCTTGATTGTGGTTTAGAAGATTTAACGCCATTGCTGGCGGCGGAGCCAGGGACGGTAGATCTCATTTTTTGCAGCCATGCCCACAGAGACCATGCCCTGGGGTTGTGGCAATTTCACCAACAATTTCCCCACATTCCCATTCTGGCCAGTGAAATTACCCAACGGTTACTGCCTCTGAATTGGCCTGGTGAGACGGTGCCCCCCTTTTGTCGGGTTTTACCTTGGCGATCGCCCCAGGAGGTTTTACCAGGCCTCACCGTGGAATTATTGCCAGCGGGACATTTACCGGGGGCCGCCCTCATTTTGCTTGAATACCATAACGGAGATCGCCTTTACCGGGTGATTTATACCGGGGATTATTGCCTTTCCCATCTCCAGTTGGTAGATGGTTTAGCTTTAGCTACCCTGCGGGGCCTCAAACCGGACGTGCTGATCCTAGAAGGACAGTATGGCAACCGCCGCTTACCCCACCGTCGTCAGCAGGAAAAACAATTTATCCAGGCGATCAAAACGGTTCTAGCCAAGGGAAGAAATATTCTCCTGCCGGTGCCTCCTTTGGGGTTAGCCCAGGAAATTCTCAAGTTACTACGGACTCACCATCAATTCACCGGGCGCCAAGTTGACCTTTGGGCGGGGGAATCCGTGGCCAGGGTCTGCGATGCTTACCAAGAAATCATTGACTATCTCCCCGATAATGTCCGCAATTTTGCCCAACACCAACCCCTATTTTGGGACGACAAGGTTTATCCCCATCTGCGCCCCCTCACCGAGGTCCAGGGGGATTTGACCCTATCGACGCCATCCATAGTCGTTACCACAACGTGGCCTGCTTTTTGGCCTAGTCCCGCTGCCCTAACGGGGTTATGGACGGTGTTTGTGCCCCAGTTGGTAACCTTACCTAGTTGTTTGGTGAACTTTGCCTGGGAAGACCTCGAGGAGTTTCCCCAATATGAACTTGAAGATTATCTGTTGGCAGACCACAGTGATGGCCGCAACACCACCCAGTTGATCCATAATCTCCGTCCCCAACATTTGGTATTTGTCCATGGGCAACCTTCAGATATTGAAGACCTCACCAGTTTAGAAGAACTACAAAGTCGTTACCAACTTCATTCCCCCGCCGCCGGTAATGCGGTGGCCCTGCCCATTGGCGATCGATTTGTGCAACCCACTCCCCCGCCACCCCAAATTTACGAGGGAGAAATCCACGAATTAGAACTCAATAAGCAGATCCATCACCTGGGGGAAGTGGTCATCCATTTAGACGGGCAAATTCTGGAAAATTCCCGTTGGGAGAAATTTGGCGAAACCGGCATTGTGCAAGCCCGTTGGCAGGGAGAAGAACTGGTATTAAGGGGAATCAGCCAAAGGGAACTGCTCAAACAGAATCAAACCAGAAAGCGTCCGGTTGATTTTGATTGCTGTGCCAACTGTCGGCATTTTCAGCATCACCATTGTCGCAATCCTGCTTCTCCCCTGATGGGTTTAGAGGTGAGGGCCGATGGCCATTGCCCGGTATTTCAGTCGGCAACAAGCACTTGA
- a CDS encoding UDP-N-acetylmuramoyl-L-alanyl-D-glutamate--2,6-diaminopimelate ligase: MVKLGQLLTSVPEVVAAAPWLTQEPDRYSALGEMVTSLSTNSHACPPGTLFIGMPGTRVDGGEFWSGALDSGAIAAVVSEKALQKFPPQNGECVIAMPDLVPVCAGIAAAFYQHPAQTLQLVGVTGTNGKTTTSHLIEYFLNQQQESSALLGTLYTRWPGYQKTATHTTPFATDLQRQLAEALQAGNQYAVMEVSSHALAQGRVLQCGFACAVFTNLTQDHLDFHGTMENYFAAKALLFEGPYLQGRAVINKDDVYGQRLIDRLPSEQVYTYSVSDASADFYTKDLDYQPIGVQGTIVTPQGELPFQSPLVGQFNLANVLAAIASGLHLGLDPAAMVKDLLDFPGVPGRMEQVKIRPDQDISVMVDYAHTPDSLENALKAARPFIPGRLICVFGCGGDRDRTKRPLMGNIAAQLADLAVVTSDNPRTEDPEQILADVVKGINLEIKPWIIGDRAAAIHKAIREAKPGDGVLIAGKGHEDYQILGTEKIHFDDREQAREALILRYS; this comes from the coding sequence ATGGTTAAGTTAGGGCAGTTATTGACATCGGTTCCAGAGGTGGTGGCCGCCGCCCCTTGGTTAACCCAGGAACCGGATCGTTACTCTGCCCTAGGGGAAATGGTGACGAGTTTATCTACCAATTCCCATGCCTGTCCCCCTGGTACTTTGTTCATTGGTATGCCGGGCACTAGGGTTGATGGAGGAGAGTTTTGGTCTGGGGCCCTGGACTCGGGGGCGATCGCCGCAGTGGTGAGTGAGAAGGCGTTGCAAAAATTTCCTCCCCAAAATGGAGAATGCGTCATTGCCATGCCGGATTTAGTGCCGGTGTGTGCTGGCATTGCGGCGGCCTTTTACCAACATCCCGCCCAAACGTTGCAACTGGTGGGGGTAACGGGCACCAATGGCAAAACCACCACCAGCCATTTAATTGAATATTTCCTCAATCAACAACAAGAGTCCAGTGCTTTGTTGGGAACCCTCTACACTCGTTGGCCTGGTTACCAAAAGACCGCCACCCACACCACTCCCTTTGCGACGGATTTACAGAGACAATTGGCCGAAGCTCTCCAGGCGGGCAATCAATACGCCGTGATGGAAGTCAGTTCCCATGCCTTGGCCCAGGGTAGGGTTTTGCAATGTGGTTTTGCCTGTGCTGTATTTACCAATTTGACCCAGGATCATTTGGACTTCCACGGCACCATGGAAAATTATTTTGCCGCTAAGGCCCTGTTATTTGAGGGGCCATATCTCCAAGGCCGGGCGGTAATTAATAAAGATGACGTTTACGGCCAAAGGTTAATTGATCGCCTACCGTCGGAGCAGGTTTACACCTATAGCGTCAGCGATGCCAGCGCAGATTTTTACACCAAAGATTTGGACTATCAACCCATCGGCGTTCAAGGCACTATCGTCACGCCCCAGGGAGAATTACCATTCCAGTCTCCCCTGGTGGGACAATTTAACTTGGCCAATGTGCTGGCGGCGATCGCCAGTGGCCTCCATCTAGGGTTAGACCCGGCCGCCATGGTGAAGGACTTATTAGATTTTCCCGGAGTACCAGGGCGCATGGAGCAGGTAAAAATCCGCCCCGATCAAGATATTTCTGTGATGGTGGACTATGCTCACACCCCCGACAGTTTGGAAAATGCCCTCAAGGCCGCCCGCCCGTTCATTCCCGGCCGTCTGATCTGCGTATTCGGCTGTGGTGGCGATCGGGACCGTACCAAACGTCCTTTGATGGGGAATATTGCGGCCCAGTTGGCAGACCTAGCGGTGGTAACTTCCGATAATCCCCGCACCGAAGACCCCGAACAAATTTTGGCCGACGTGGTAAAGGGCATTAACTTAGAAATCAAACCCTGGATCATTGGCGATCGGGCCGCTGCCATCCATAAAGCGATCCGGGAAGCAAAACCGGGGGACGGGGTGTTAATTGCCGGCAAAGGCCACGAAGATTACCAAATCCTTGGCACGGAAAAAATCCACTTTGATGACCGGGAACAGGCCAGGGAGGCATTGATTTTGCGCTACAGCTAG
- the queC gene encoding 7-cyano-7-deazaguanine synthase QueC codes for MTKTAVVLLSGGLDSATVAAIAQQQGYRVIALSFNYGQRHDRELQAAQDIVQALVIPEHFSIDLDLAQWGGSSLTDHQQALPQAGVEPDLIPSTYVPGRNTAFIALGLSLAEAKGAEAVFLGINAIDYSGYPDCRPEYLATYQQLAALSSKVGVEGRPIQLLAPLIELSKVDIVHKALELGVPIAQTWSCYAGGAEPCGRCDSCRLRDQALIEAGHPELASAQGPR; via the coding sequence ATGACCAAAACTGCTGTTGTTTTACTATCCGGAGGACTAGATTCCGCCACCGTAGCGGCGATCGCTCAACAACAAGGGTACCGAGTTATTGCCCTGTCCTTTAACTATGGCCAACGCCATGACCGGGAATTGCAGGCGGCGCAAGACATTGTCCAAGCCTTGGTAATCCCAGAGCATTTCAGCATTGACCTAGACCTGGCCCAGTGGGGGGGGTCTTCCCTCACCGATCACCAACAAGCCTTGCCCCAGGCAGGGGTAGAGCCGGATCTTATCCCTTCCACCTATGTGCCAGGGCGTAACACGGCATTCATTGCCCTGGGTTTGTCCCTTGCCGAAGCCAAGGGCGCCGAAGCGGTATTTTTGGGCATCAATGCCATTGACTATTCCGGCTATCCTGACTGCCGTCCCGAATATTTAGCCACCTATCAACAATTAGCGGCTCTATCTTCCAAAGTGGGGGTGGAAGGGCGGCCCATTCAATTGCTGGCTCCCCTAATTGAATTGAGCAAAGTTGACATTGTCCATAAAGCCCTGGAGTTGGGGGTACCCATTGCCCAAACTTGGTCCTGCTATGCCGGGGGAGCAGAACCCTGTGGCCGCTGTGACTCCTGCCGCCTGAGAGATCAAGCCTTAATTGAAGCGGGGCATCCAGAACTGGCCAGTGCCCAGGGTCCCCGTTGA
- the panB gene encoding 3-methyl-2-oxobutanoate hydroxymethyltransferase — MAITPNQLLDWKRQQRPIVALTAWDTAIASVLDAAGVEIILVGDSLGMVALGYDTTLPVSLDTMIHHTAAVKRGVQRALVVCDLPFLTYQESAAQAMGSAGRILRETGAQAVKLEGGYPRMVETVARLTEVGIPVMGHVGLTPQSVHQLGYRQQGQDPAAAEKIRYQAIALAEAGVFAIVLEHIPGDLAASITEQLPIPTIGIGAGPHCDGQVLVTADLLGLTVKQPPFAPAYVNLRHTITETVHKFSGEVRQRQFPRRG, encoded by the coding sequence ATGGCCATTACCCCTAACCAATTGTTGGATTGGAAGCGTCAACAACGGCCCATTGTGGCCCTCACTGCCTGGGATACGGCAATCGCCTCGGTGCTAGATGCGGCGGGGGTGGAGATTATCCTGGTGGGGGATTCCCTTGGCATGGTGGCCCTGGGCTACGACACCACTCTGCCGGTGAGTTTGGATACCATGATTCACCATACGGCGGCGGTAAAAAGGGGAGTACAAAGAGCATTGGTCGTCTGTGACCTGCCTTTTTTGACCTATCAGGAGAGTGCGGCCCAGGCCATGGGGTCAGCGGGGCGGATTTTACGAGAAACCGGCGCCCAGGCAGTGAAATTAGAAGGAGGCTACCCCCGCATGGTGGAAACGGTGGCCCGGCTGACGGAAGTGGGCATTCCGGTGATGGGTCATGTGGGCCTAACGCCCCAATCAGTCCATCAGTTGGGTTATCGGCAACAGGGGCAAGACCCGGCAGCGGCGGAGAAAATTCGTTATCAGGCGATCGCCTTGGCAGAAGCCGGTGTATTTGCGATTGTTTTAGAACATATTCCCGGTGATTTGGCGGCCAGTATTACCGAGCAGTTGCCCATTCCCACCATTGGCATCGGGGCAGGGCCCCACTGTGACGGCCAGGTGTTGGTGACGGCGGATTTACTCGGCTTGACAGTGAAACAACCCCCCTTTGCTCCGGCCTACGTGAATTTACGACATACGATTACGGAAACAGTGCATAAATTCAGTGGGGAAGTGCGGCAAAGACAATTTCCTCGGCGGGGTTAG
- the bchM gene encoding magnesium protoporphyrin IX methyltransferase, with amino-acid sequence MTNAALDDKTIVRDYFNSTGFDRWRRIYGDGQVNFVQKDIRVGHQQTVDAVVSWLGADGNLPGLLVCDAGCGVGSLSIPLAQAGALVYGSDISEKMVGEAQQKAQQVLSYGNQPTFMTQDLAQLGGKYDTVICLDVLIHYPTQEAAAMITHLASLADRRLILSFAPKTLSLTVLKKIGGLFPGPSKTTRAYQHKEADIRSILEKNGLAIARTGMTSTRFYYSRILEAVRS; translated from the coding sequence ATGACCAACGCCGCCCTAGACGATAAAACCATCGTTCGTGACTATTTCAATTCCACCGGCTTTGACCGTTGGCGCCGGATATATGGCGACGGACAAGTTAACTTTGTGCAAAAGGACATCCGGGTAGGTCATCAGCAAACCGTTGATGCGGTGGTGTCCTGGCTGGGAGCAGACGGGAATTTGCCTGGTTTATTGGTTTGTGATGCGGGTTGTGGGGTCGGTAGCCTGAGTATTCCTTTGGCCCAAGCGGGGGCATTGGTCTATGGCAGTGATATTTCCGAAAAAATGGTTGGAGAAGCCCAACAAAAAGCCCAGCAAGTTTTGTCCTATGGCAATCAACCGACTTTTATGACCCAGGATTTGGCCCAGTTGGGGGGCAAATATGACACAGTGATCTGCTTGGATGTATTAATTCACTACCCAACCCAGGAAGCGGCCGCCATGATTACCCATTTAGCTTCCCTGGCCGATCGCCGTTTGATTTTAAGCTTTGCACCGAAAACCTTGAGCTTAACTGTGCTGAAAAAAATTGGCGGACTGTTCCCGGGGCCCAGTAAGACCACCAGGGCCTATCAACATAAAGAGGCGGATATCCGTTCCATCCTCGAGAAAAACGGCCTTGCCATTGCCCGCACTGGTATGACCAGTACCCGTTTCTACTATTCCCGTATTTTAGAAGCGGTGCGTTCCTAG
- a CDS encoding RNA-binding protein has product MSIYVGNLSYDVSEADLTAVFAEYGSVKRVQLPTDRETGRMRGFGFVELEADAEETAAIEALDGAEWMGRDLKVNKAKPRENRSGGGSFGGGRKSYGGSRY; this is encoded by the coding sequence ATGTCAATTTATGTAGGCAACCTGTCCTATGACGTTTCAGAAGCCGATTTAACCGCGGTTTTTGCTGAATATGGTTCTGTAAAGCGGGTTCAACTCCCCACTGACCGGGAAACCGGCCGTATGCGGGGTTTCGGTTTTGTCGAGCTAGAAGCTGACGCCGAAGAGACGGCCGCCATTGAAGCCCTAGACGGCGCGGAATGGATGGGTCGTGACCTCAAGGTCAATAAGGCCAAGCCCCGGGAAAACCGCAGTGGCGGTGGTTCCTTTGGTGGTGGTCGCAAAAGTTATGGCGGTAGCCGCTACTAA
- a CDS encoding NAD(P)H-quinone oxidoreductase subunit F yields MSDFLLQSSWFIPFYGLIGSILTLPWSFRLIRQTGPRPAAYFNIFMTLVSALHGMVALSAIWQRPSEQIIFHWLQVADLDLILAVEISPVSLGALSVVTGISFLVQIFGLGYMEKDWSLARFYGLLGFFEAALGGIALSDSLFLSYGLLEMLTLSTYLLVGFWYAQPLVVTAARDAFLTKRVGDIILLMGVVALSSYGQGLTFSQLDNWANTVPVTGITATLLGLSLIAGPTGKCAQFPLNLWLDEAMEGPNPAGIMRNSVVVSAGAYVLIKLQPVFTLSPIASKTLIVLGTLTVVMTSLIAIAQIDIKRTLSHSTSVYLGLVFIAVGLGQVDIAFLLLFTHAIAKALLFMSIGSIIFTTSGQNITEMGGLWNRMPVTTTSFVVGSAGLLAVFPLGMFWTWQKWFSGDWLVSWPLLALLVFVNLFSALNLTRVFRLVFLGKPQPKTRRAPEVPWPMAVPMVSLIIMTLLIPIAPLQWPFWLSPASPLGLIAPVTQLAMPLLIGAGIVGILLGNLLPLRRNLSRSSQLPVRFLQDLFAYDVYLDKIYGATVVAAVAAIAKISTWFDRYVIDGIVNLVSLVTIFSGSALKYNVTGQSQFYLLTILVGVALLIWFSLSGQWTAIGQYWASWLSFISP; encoded by the coding sequence ATGTCCGATTTTCTTTTACAAAGTAGTTGGTTTATTCCTTTTTATGGTCTGATTGGGTCGATCCTTACCCTGCCCTGGTCGTTTCGATTAATTAGACAAACGGGGCCTCGACCAGCGGCCTACTTCAACATCTTCATGACCTTGGTTTCCGCCCTCCATGGCATGGTGGCCCTTTCAGCAATTTGGCAAAGACCGAGCGAACAAATTATTTTCCATTGGCTCCAAGTGGCGGATTTAGACCTCATCTTGGCGGTGGAGATTTCTCCGGTTAGCCTAGGGGCCTTATCAGTAGTGACCGGCATCAGTTTTTTGGTGCAGATTTTTGGTCTCGGCTACATGGAAAAGGATTGGTCTTTAGCCAGATTTTATGGACTATTGGGCTTTTTTGAGGCGGCATTGGGGGGCATCGCTCTGAGTGACTCCCTATTTTTAAGCTATGGCCTGTTGGAAATGTTGACCCTTTCCACCTATCTCCTGGTAGGTTTTTGGTATGCCCAGCCCTTGGTGGTCACAGCGGCCCGGGATGCTTTTTTAACCAAACGGGTGGGGGATATTATTCTCCTCATGGGGGTGGTGGCTCTCTCTAGCTATGGCCAGGGTTTGACTTTTTCTCAGTTGGATAACTGGGCTAATACGGTGCCAGTAACCGGCATCACCGCGACTTTGTTGGGACTATCCTTAATTGCTGGCCCCACCGGCAAGTGCGCCCAATTCCCCCTCAATCTTTGGTTAGATGAAGCCATGGAGGGCCCTAATCCGGCGGGCATTATGCGTAATTCGGTGGTGGTATCGGCCGGTGCCTATGTGCTGATTAAGTTACAGCCGGTGTTTACCCTCTCCCCGATCGCTTCGAAGACCCTAATTGTGTTGGGCACCTTAACCGTGGTGATGACCTCGTTGATTGCCATTGCCCAGATTGACATTAAGCGAACCCTTTCTCACTCCACCAGTGTTTACCTAGGGCTAGTGTTTATTGCGGTGGGTTTGGGGCAGGTGGACATTGCCTTTTTGTTGCTGTTCACCCATGCGATCGCCAAAGCTTTGCTATTTATGAGCATTGGTTCGATTATTTTCACCACCAGCGGTCAAAATATTACTGAAATGGGGGGGTTATGGAATCGCATGCCGGTGACCACAACTTCCTTTGTGGTAGGTTCTGCGGGATTGTTGGCGGTTTTTCCCCTGGGGATGTTTTGGACTTGGCAGAAATGGTTTAGTGGGGATTGGTTGGTAAGCTGGCCTCTATTGGCTTTATTAGTCTTTGTTAATCTCTTTTCTGCCCTCAATTTAACCAGGGTATTTCGTTTGGTTTTCTTGGGTAAACCCCAACCCAAAACCCGTCGGGCGCCGGAAGTTCCCTGGCCCATGGCCGTACCCATGGTGAGCTTGATCATTATGACTCTCTTGATCCCCATTGCTCCCCTACAGTGGCCCTTTTGGTTATCCCCCGCTTCCCCCCTTGGTTTAATAGCTCCAGTTACCCAATTAGCCATGCCCCTACTGATAGGGGCCGGTATTGTGGGCATTTTGTTGGGAAATTTATTGCCCCTGCGCCGTAATCTATCCCGTTCCAGTCAACTGCCGGTGCGATTCCTGCAGGATTTGTTTGCCTACGACGTTTACCTGGACAAAATCTATGGCGCTACGGTGGTGGCGGCGGTGGCGGCGATCGCCAAAATCAGTACTTGGTTTGATCGTTATGTGATCGACGGCATAGTAAACCTAGTCAGTTTGGTAACCATTTTCAGTGGTAGTGCCCTCAAATATAATGTCACCGGGCAGTCCCAATTTTATCTGCTCACCATTTTGGTGGGGGTAGCCCTGCTAATTTGGTTTTCCCTCAGCGGTCAATGGACGGCGATCGGTCAATATTGGGCCAGTTGGCTATCGTTCATTTCACCTTGA
- a CDS encoding NADH-quinone oxidoreductase subunit M: protein MLSALIWGPILGAILIAIIPNPGNDCYSRKIALGIMTAVAAISVLLAWQFDLSNPQMQFVEYYPWLPSLGLNYHLGVDGLSLPLLLLNSSLVLISIFSTNLNLERPRFYYALLLLLSGGVAGAFLAQDLLLFFLFFELEIIPLYFLIAIWGGQRRGYAAMKFLLYTALSGFLVLVSFLGWFWLTKAPNFDYDPSLADALPVKTQMLLLLPLLLGLGIKIPIFPFHTWLPDAHVEASTPVSVLLAGVLLKLGTYGLLRFGVGLYLEAWVEFAPYLATIAAISALYGASCAIAQKDMKKVVAYSSIAHMGYILLAAAATTRLSVTAASAQMVSHGIISALLFLLVGVVYKKTGSRDVDKLQGLLTPERGLPITGSLMILGVMASAGIPGMVGFIAEFLVFRGSFPIFPVQTLLCLIGSGLTAVYFLLMINRVFFGRLTMELSHLPKVRWQEQIPAIALAVVIIVLGIQPHWLTKWSEPQTAVLLTGHPDLVSLPAPPRIEIEVKELGEV from the coding sequence ATGCTCAGTGCTCTCATCTGGGGCCCCATCCTCGGAGCCATCCTGATTGCGATTATCCCCAACCCTGGCAATGATTGTTACTCCCGCAAAATTGCCCTGGGAATAATGACTGCGGTGGCCGCCATTAGTGTGTTGTTAGCTTGGCAGTTTGACCTCAGCAATCCCCAGATGCAGTTTGTTGAGTATTATCCCTGGTTACCTAGTTTGGGTCTGAATTATCACCTGGGGGTGGACGGATTATCCTTGCCCCTGTTATTACTAAACAGCAGTTTGGTTTTAATTTCCATTTTTAGTACTAATCTCAACCTAGAGAGACCAAGGTTTTACTATGCTTTGTTATTACTGCTCAGCGGTGGGGTCGCTGGTGCATTTTTAGCCCAGGATTTGCTTCTATTTTTCCTCTTTTTTGAGTTGGAAATTATTCCCCTCTATTTTCTCATTGCCATTTGGGGAGGACAAAGACGGGGTTATGCAGCTATGAAGTTTTTACTTTACACTGCCCTCTCTGGCTTTTTAGTGTTAGTGTCCTTCCTCGGCTGGTTTTGGCTGACCAAAGCGCCTAATTTTGACTACGACCCCAGCTTGGCCGATGCCCTGCCGGTGAAAACCCAAATGTTGCTATTGTTGCCCCTACTGCTTGGTTTGGGTATTAAAATTCCTATTTTTCCTTTCCACACTTGGCTCCCGGATGCCCACGTGGAAGCCTCTACACCTGTTTCTGTATTATTGGCAGGGGTTTTACTAAAACTGGGCACCTACGGTTTGCTGCGTTTTGGGGTGGGGTTGTATTTGGAAGCCTGGGTGGAATTTGCCCCCTATTTAGCGACCATAGCGGCCATCAGTGCCCTCTATGGCGCTTCCTGTGCGATCGCCCAAAAAGATATGAAAAAAGTGGTGGCATATTCTTCCATCGCCCACATGGGTTATATCCTCCTGGCCGCCGCCGCCACTACCCGCTTAAGTGTGACCGCTGCCTCAGCCCAGATGGTCAGCCATGGCATTATTTCTGCCCTATTGTTTCTTTTGGTAGGGGTGGTATATAAAAAGACCGGCAGTCGGGACGTAGACAAGTTACAAGGATTGTTAACTCCAGAACGGGGCTTACCCATTACCGGCAGTTTGATGATTCTCGGTGTCATGGCCAGCGCTGGTATTCCAGGCATGGTGGGCTTTATTGCCGAATTTTTAGTATTCCGGGGCAGTTTTCCGATTTTTCCAGTGCAAACCCTACTGTGTCTAATTGGTAGTGGTTTAACGGCGGTTTATTTCCTTTTAATGATTAATCGAGTTTTCTTTGGCCGTCTGACCATGGAGCTGTCCCATTTACCCAAGGTGCGTTGGCAGGAACAAATTCCGGCGATCGCCTTGGCGGTGGTTATCATTGTTTTGGGCATCCAACCCCATTGGCTAACCAAGTGGAGTGAACCCCAAACTGCTGTTTTGCTGACCGGACATCCGGATTTGGTCAGTCTGCCTGCCCCGCCCCGCATTGAAATTGAAGTTAAGGAGCTGGGGGAAGTGTAG
- a CDS encoding RpiB/LacA/LacB family sugar-phosphate isomerase has translation MALASDEKCHLTDLVIEHLQNLGHELMLFGPLAGEIMPWPLVAQQLAEAVAGQTVEEGVLFCWAGTGASIAANKVPGVRAALVRDAQTAKGARWWNDANVLVMSLRATSPAIAKEILTAWFTARVKPEELPCIQLVTAIEQKYSGQT, from the coding sequence ATTGCCCTTGCCAGTGATGAGAAATGCCACCTCACTGATTTGGTGATAGAGCATCTACAGAATTTAGGCCATGAGTTGATGCTCTTTGGCCCCTTGGCAGGGGAGATTATGCCCTGGCCGTTGGTCGCCCAACAATTAGCGGAAGCGGTGGCCGGTCAAACTGTAGAGGAAGGCGTACTATTTTGTTGGGCGGGGACAGGGGCCTCCATTGCGGCCAATAAGGTGCCAGGTGTGAGGGCGGCTCTAGTCCGGGATGCGCAAACTGCTAAGGGAGCCCGGTGGTGGAACGATGCCAATGTTTTGGTAATGAGTTTACGGGCCACTTCCCCGGCGATCGCCAAGGAAATTTTGACTGCTTGGTTCACAGCACGGGTCAAACCGGAAGAGTTGCCGTGTATTCAACTAGTTACGGCGATCGAGCAAAAATACTCTGGCCAAACCTAA